The following proteins are encoded in a genomic region of Pyricularia oryzae 70-15 chromosome 6, whole genome shotgun sequence:
- a CDS encoding carboxypeptidase 2 yields MRSPMFGSAIWLALAATSVAQSQYGYNQLPVRQDSELIAVNFPDVDVELRAPAFLEPGSIPSGFANGTEPATSHKDMESFMQSLADKHDWMTYNVLNFTSEEGRSFPYVHLSSSASTATDKVRVWYQGSVHGNEPAGDQAALAFLGKLDANTTYAASLLDRLEIIVLPRYNPDGNYYFQRTLATNYDPNRDHVKLARTQTRQIKEIFSKFSPHISIDAHEYGAPTRYLDYVPASDGLYSAAKNLNIHPLIRNMSESVFAPAIGAHMESLGLRWEPYVTGSASNGVINFAEAGTDAKIGRNNMGLSQAITFLTETRGIYLADQQFQRRTVASLAMAEAIIDTAAEKAAEVLEAVEGGREDFIKSNAPVVITDFSDVIDRPFKLIDINNGSVVQVPVRFASTTPANANLTRARPEAYLIPPAWADLAERMRVAGLEVATLSDGYTGAAEALTITSTTIARSYYEGVIRVTATTNTTTKDIKLPPGTFSVSTRQKNAALAMVALEPENIDSYVSFNIVPAEVG; encoded by the exons ATGCGCTCTCCCATGTTCGGATCGGCCATCTGGCTGGCATTGGCCGCCACAAGCGTTGCCCAAAGCCAGTACGGATACAACCAACTTCCAGTCCGTCAAGACTCTGAGCTCATTGCGGTCAACTTCCCAGATGTGGACGTTGAGCTGCGGGCGCCTGCTTTCCTGGAACCGGGAAGCATCCCGTCCGGGTTTGCAAACGGCACCGAGCCGGCGACCAGCCATAAGGACATGG AGTCTTTCATGCAGTCACTGGCCGACAAGCACGACTGGATGACCTACAACGTCTTAAACTTCACATCGGAGGAAGGGCGTAGCTTCCCCTATGTTCACTTGTCATCATCGGCTTCCACAGCAACCGACAAGGTCCGTGTTTGGTACCAGGGATCAGTCCACGGCAACGAGCCTGCTGGTGACCAAGCTGCACTGGCCTTCCTCGGCAAGCTTGACGCCAACACCACCTACGCCGCTTCATTGCTGGATCGCCTCGAGATCATTGTGCTGCCGCGGTACAACCCCGATGGTAACTACTACTTCCAGCGCACACTGGCCACAAACTACGACCCCAACAGAGATCATGTCAAGTTGGCGAGAACGCAGACTCGGCAGATCAAGGAGATTTTCTCCAAGTTTTCTCCGCACATCAG CATCGATGCGCACGAATACGGAGCTCCCACCAGGTACCTCGATTACGTGCCTGCTTCGGATGGTCTCTACTCTGCCGCCAAGAACCTGAACATCCACCCTCTTATCCGCAACATGTCCGAGTCAGTCTTTGCGCCCGCGATCGGCGCCCACATGGAGTCGCTGGGCCTGCGCTGGGAGCCCTACGTCACGGGCTCGGCCTCCAACGGCGTCATCAACTTTGCCGAGGCCGGCACCGACGCCAAGATCGGTCGCAACAACATGGGCTTGAGCCAGGCCATTACCTTCCTGACCGAGACGAGGGGAATCTACCTGGCCGACCAGCAGTTCCAGCGCCGCACCGTGGCCagtctggccatggccgagGCCATCATCGATACTGCGGCCGAGAAGGCTGCCGAGGTGCTGGAGGCGGTCGAGGGCGGTCGCGAGGACTTTATCAAGTCCAATGCGCCGGTGGTGATTACCGACTTCTCCGATGTCATCGACAGGCCTTT CAAGTTAATCGACATCAACAACGGGAGTGTCGTCCAAGTCCCCGTCCGTTTCGCATCCACCACCCCCGCAAACGCCAAT CTCACCCGCGCCCGCCCCGAAGCTTACCTGATCCCTCCCGCCTGGGCCGACCTCGCCGAGCGGATGCGCGTGGCCGGACTCGAGGTCGCCACGCTGTCGGACGGCTACaccggcgccgccgaggcgTTGACCATCACGTCGACGACCATTGCGCGCTCGTACTACGAGGGCGTCATCAGGGTGACTGCCAccaccaacaccaccaccaaggaCATCAAGCTGCCGCCCGGCACGTTTTCGGTGTCGACGAGGCAGAAGAACGCCGCGCTGGCCATGGTCGCGCTCGAGCCCGAGAACATTGACTCGTATGTCTCGTTCAACATTGTGCCGGCCGAGGTTGGGTGA
- a CDS encoding interferon-induced GTP-binding protein Mx, which yields MAVKSLESALDTSGLADEQRDLIDLIAKLQFAQLDNVKLPQIVVVGDQSAGKSSVLEAITGTPFPRDSGACTRFATEIRLRRASERSLKVTIIPDKTRPFRDQEALLRFGGTVDANTPFDTLMRLAVELIAPKNIPGRFAARDILVVEKTGPEMPLLTLVDLPGLVRNANNDQSLEDIRTIEALSDRYMKSSRTIILAVVGGNSDYVQAPILTKVRQFDPNGNRTLGVLTKPDLTESIGLEDKFIDLVSNKDGRNHFKLGWYCVLNAGPREAGQAWPSAEERRQREQAFFSRGKWAAIPEQMRGVDALKRKLSEQLQRHIGRHLGGLRRQIQTALDNCESELRQLGEGKDTPEEMKMELVELFSSSKELVIPALLGFYKNPPRKTFFRSTADPNGTPASNLRARAIEENERFSNRVRSQGRKFSFAANGNQPNNSTPDPNNPNPQNPHNPPDSAAKRAFVEREVQPLLRQIRGSEFPMDPKPRAVYMLYQNFSENWSRLAQEHKDNLSVVCSEFIAELLDYAWPRRMRQPLMRAFVEPQMRALMDKAQAELELLTQDMHLEIQPYDPEYEERLRKWHSDVASRDESGRATYTEAEEVLEKMLIYYELSAKTFIRNIITQVVERHLLGGMYTLFNSIEVLNMSNETVEAIAAENRETRDRRQTLKQQKKAIEEAKSLCSSLAMRKELRVYAEEEMDMGGESSDEEDGAQKVRTPTTPRAPAMENSGNYNNAQYTSPESSKQKQRSSRQEQYVPARQEVPTTSPTSYANTHRPVSQQQVRPAEPSAEEYHVATSRNAPSQAPPPPPRPDKVRSAADNDADGAGYYRGSTNGYTNGGADGHGHPSPMVSETSSDYMQQGAARRNNPMRKILGRG from the exons ATGGCAGTAAAATCCCTTGAATCTGCGTTGGACACCAGTGGTCTCGCAGATGAGCAACGGGACCTCATTGACCTCATTGCAAAAT TACAATTCGCACAACTTGACAATGTCAAGCTTCCGcaaatcgtcgtcgtcggcgacCAATCAGCCGGTAAATCCTCCGTTCTGGAGGCCATAACCGGCACGCCATTTCCAAGGGATAGCGGTGCATGCACTCGCTTCGCCACCGAGATCCGTCTGCGCCGGGCCTCGGAACGTTCCCTCAAGGTCACCATAATCCCGGACAAGACGCGGCCCTTTCGGGACCAGGAGGCCCTCTTGCGATTCGGCGGCACCGTCGACGCCAACACCCCCTTTGACACCCTCATGCGCCTTGCCGTTGAGCTTATCGCCCCCAAGAATATCCCCGGTCGATTTGCCGCCCGAGATATTCTAGTTGTGGAAAAGACAGGCCCGGAAATGCCGCTCCTCACGCTTGTCGACTTGCCTGGCCTCGTGAGGAACGCCAACAACGACCAGAGTTTGGAGGATATTCGGACGATTGAGGCGCTGTCGGACCGCTACATGAAGAGCTCGAGGACCATCATCTTGGCTGTGGTTGGAGGCAACTCGGATTATGTGCAGGCGCCTATCCTTACCAAAGTGCGGCAGTTCGACCCGAACGGCAACAGGACTCTCGGTGTCCTCACCAAGCCGGACTTGACCGAGTCGATAGGACTGGAAGACAAGTTCATTGACCTGGTGTCGAACAAGGACGGCAGGAACCATTTCAAACTGGGTTGGTACTGTGTTTTGAACGCAGGGCCGAGGGAAGCCGGGCAGGCATGGCCGAGTGCCGAGGAACGGAGGCAGCGTGAACAGGCGTTTTTCTCGAGGGGGAAGTGGGCAGCCATACCGGAGCAGATGCGCGGCGTTGACGCCCTCAAGAGGAAACTCAGTGAGCAGCTGCAGAGGCACATTGGCAGGCATCTCGGCGGCCTCCGGCGGCAGATCCAGACGGCACTGGATAACTGCGAGTCGGAGCTCAGGCAGCTCGGTGAGGGCAAGGACACGCCCGAGGAGATGAAGATGGAGCTGGTTGAACTTTTTTCGTCGTCCAAGGAGCTGGTCATACCCGCTTTGCTGGGTTTCTACAAGAATCCTCCCAGGAAGACATTCTTCCGCTCTACGGCAGATCCCAACGGCACGCCAGCATCAAATCTCAGGGCGAGAGCTATTGAAG AGAACGAGCGCTTCTCCAACCGAGTGCGATCTCAAGGCCGAAAATTCAGCTTCGCCGCCAACGGCAACCAACCAAACAACTCCACCCCCGACCCCAACAATCCAAACCCCCAAAACCCGCACAACCCACCCGACTCTGCCGCCAAGCGCGCCTTTGTCGAGCGCGAAGTGCAGCCCCTTCTCCGCCAGATCCGCGGTTCCGAGTTCCCCATGGACCCCAAGCCGCGGGCCGTGTACATGTTGTACCAAAACTTCTCGGAGAACTGGTCGCGGCTGGCGCAGGAGCACAAAGACAACCTCTCGGTGGTGTGCTCCGAGTTCATCGCCGAGCTGCTCGACTACGCCTGGCCGCGGCGGATGCGCCAGCCCCTCATGCGTGCCTTTGTCGAGCCGCAGATGCGCGCCCTGATGGACAAggcccaggccgagctcgagCTGCTGACCCAGGACATGCACCTCGAGATCCAGCCGTACGACCCAGAATACGAGGAGCGCCTACGCAAGTGGCATTCGGACGTCGCCTCCCGCGACGAGAGCGGCAGGGCCACCTACACCGAGGCGGAGGAGGTTTTGGAGAAGATGCTCATCTACTACGAGCTCTCGGCAAAGACGTTTATCCGCAACATCATCACGCAGGTCGTCGAGCGCCACCTCCTTGGTGGCATGTACACGCTCTTCAACTCCATCGAGGTGCTCAACATGAGCAACGAGACGGTAGAGGCCATCGCGGCCGAGAATAGGGAGACCCGTGACCGCCGCCAGACCCTCAAGCAGCAGAAGAAGGCTATCGAGGAGGCCAAGTCGCTGTGCTCGTCGCTGGCAATGCGGAAGGAGCTGAGGGTCTATGCGGAAGAGGAGATGGACATGGGAGGAGAGAGTAGCGATGAGGAGGACGGAGCCCAAAAGGTGCGGACACCCACGACGCCGAGGGCACCGGCGATGGAGAACTCGGGCAACTACAACAACGCACAATACACCAGCCCCGAGTCCTCCAAGCAAAAGCAACGCAGCTCCCGCCAGGAGCAGTACGTCCCTGCCCGCCAGGAGGTTCCCACCACATCCCCGACCTCGTACGCCAACACACATCGTCCTGTTTCTCAGCAGCAGGTAAGGCCAGCCGAGCCCTCGGCCGAGGAGTACCATGTAGCCACGTCACGGAACGCCCCATCGcaagcaccgccgccgccgccccggccCGACAAGGTGAGGAGCGCCGCGGACAACGACGCTGACGGCGCCGGGTACTACCGCGGCAGCACGAACGGGTACACCAACGGCGGCGCTGATGGTCACGGTCACCCTTCGCCCATGGTGTCGGAGACATCATCTGACTATATGCAGCAGGGAGCTGCGAGGAGGAATAACCCCATGAGGAAGATTCTTGGACGGGGTTGA
- a CDS encoding feruloyl esterase B, with amino-acid sequence MDCLAGCSLAQQPLLPPISPPPVCLASPLYTMRSSLFAALMPVAALAQDAPAFPESCLKLADQLNGKLPNTTVWFSEAVLAGTNITLKDTDPTCGGGNQRVDVDLCRVAMFVTTSPTSNVSVEAWLPVDWKGDRFLSAGNGGLSGCIAYDDLAYTTARGFASVSGNAGHNGTSGVAFGYSDEVVEDFAWRSVHTGVVLGKQIVEEYYGRPHQKSYYLGCSTGGRQGFKSAQDFPEDFDGIVAGAPAFAFNNLSSWSGHFYTVTGKPGSPTFLTPDQWMAVQADVLKQCDGLDGHEDGILEDPDMCAYRPEDLICGSGNNSTTCITGTQAETVRKVFGAIYGVDGSFTYPGMQYGVDNSFIFVYLTGNPFVYSYEWFQYAIYHNPQWDPATLGPKDYAASASADFGGISSFKGDLSGVRDRGAKILHYHGLQDQIITSTNSARYYNHVSRTMNLPSGDLDSFYRYFRVSGMGHCNGGSGAAAIGNRGGDSYVSEDAADNVLTAIVDWVEKGVAPETITGTRYQNGTRSSGVIEYKRRHCKYPLRNVFKGGDASNPDSWQCV; translated from the coding sequence ATGGATTGCTTGGCCGGGTGTAGTCTTGCCCAGCAACCTCTCCTTCCCCCCATCTCGCCGCCTCCAGTCTGTCTCGCGTCCCCCTTGTACACGATGAGATCCTCACTCTTTGCGGCTCTGATGCCGGTGGCCGCTCTGGCCCAGGACGCGCCTGCGTTCCCAGAGAGCTGCCTCAAGCTGGCCGACCAGCTGAACGGCAAGCTGCCCAACACGACGGTCTGGTTCTCGGAGGCGGTCCTGGCCGGCACAAACATCACCCTCAAGGATACCGACCCCACGTGCGGCGGGGGCAACCAGAGGGTCGATGTGGACTTGTGCCGCGTTGCCATGTTCGTCACGACGTCGCCGACGTCCAACGTTAGCGTCGAGGCTTGGCTGCCTGTCGACTGGAAGGGCGACCGCTTCCTCAGCGCCGGCAACGGTGGCCTGTCGGGCTGCATCGCGTACGATGACCTGGCTTACACCACCGCCAGGGGCTTTGCCTCGGTCAGCGGCAACGCCGGCCACAACGGCACCTCTGGTGTGGCCTTTGGCTACAGCGACGAGGTCGTCGAGGACTTTGCGTGGAGGAGTGTGCACACCGGCGTGGTTCTTGGCAAGCAGATTGTGGAGGAGTACTACGGCCGCCCGCACCAGAAGAGCTACTACCTCGGCTGCTCGACCGGCGGCAGACAAGGCTTCAAGAGCGCCCAGGACTTCCCCGAGGACTTTGATGGCATCGTCGCCGGCGCACCTGCATTCGCGTTCAACAACCTCAGCTCGTGGTCGGGTCACTTTTACACCGTGACCGGAAAACCCGGGTCGCCGACGTTCCTGACCCCCGACCAGTGGATGGCTGTGCAGGCCGACGTACTGAAGCAGTGCGACGGTCTTGATGGGCACGAGGACGGCATCCTCGAGGACCCGGATATGTGCGCCTACCGCCCCGAGGACCTGATTTGCGGCAGCGGCAACAACAGCACGACGTGCATCACTGGCACGCAGGCCGAGACGGTGCGCAAGGTTTTTGGCGCGATCTATGGCGTTGACGGATCCTTCACATACCCGGGCATGCAGTACGGCGTCGACAACTCCTTTATTTTTGTCTACCTGACCGGCAACCCGTTCGTCTACTCGTACGAGTGGTTCCAATATGCCATCTACCACAACCCGCAATGGGATCCCGCCACACTCGGCCCCAAGGACTACGCCGCGTCGGCCAGCGCCGACTTTGGCGGCATTAGCAGCTTCAAGGGTGATCTGTCGGGTGTCCGTGACCGTGGCGCCAAGATCCTGCACTACCACGGCCTGCAGGACCAGATCATCACGAGCACCAACAGCGCGCGTTACTACAACCACGTGTCGCGCACCATGAACCTGCCCTCGGGCGACCTCGACTCATTCTACCGCTACTTCCGCGTGTCCGGAATGGGCCACTGCAACGGCGGCTCGGGCGCTGCGGCCATCGGCAACAGGGGCGGGGACTCATACGTGTCTGAGGATGCCGCCGACAACGTGTTGACGGCTATCGTTGACTGGGTCGAAAAGGGTGTCGCGCCCGAGACCATCACTGGCACACGGTACCAGAACGGGACCCGCAGCTCCGGTGTGATCGAGTACAAGAGGAGGCACTGCAAGTATCCTCTGCGAAACGTGTTCAAGGGTGGAGACGCGAGCAACCCCGATAGCTGGCAGTGCGTGTAG